The genomic region GGAGCGCAGTGACCGGGCCGGGCTGGGGGAGGGCGCCGTCACCCCGTTCCTGGGCGCGGACCCCTCGGACGAGCTGTACGCGTTCGGCTCACCGGTACGGCAGGTGCCGGTCGGGGTGCCGTTGCTGGTCGTCCACGGCGACGCCGACCAGCGCGTCCCGGTGGAGCACAGCCGCGACTACGTGGCCGCGGCCCGAGCGGCCGGGGACACGGTGACCTATCACGAGGTGGCGGGAGCCGACCACTTCGCAGTCATCGACCCGGCCCACGCGGCCTGGCGGGGCGTGCGCGAGCACCTGGAGGGATGACCCCGGGCCGTGCGGTCGTCCAGGGTCGTGGGGTGTCCGGGGCAGCACCCCGAGGGCGGGACGCGCCGAGGGGCGGCCCCTGGGGACCGCCCCTCGGAGCCGGCCGGTCAGGAGGAGCCGTTGGCGCCCTCGTCGCGGCGCGGGCCGCCGCGCCAGCGGTCCGCGACGCTGTCGAAGATCTTCCCGCCGGCGCTGGCCGCACTGCCCGCGACGTCGCGCAGGGTCCCCAGCAGCGGGTCCTCGGACCGCTCCCAGGACTCCTTGTAGGAGTTGGCGGCGTTGCGCGCCTCCTCGCCCACCTTGGCGTCGCGGTCGCTGGCGCGCCGCGGGTAGTCGCCGTCGATGATGCGCCGGTAGGAGCCGTCGTCGATCCACCGGTGCAGCTGGGCCAGGCGCACCACCGCGAAGGGGTGCGTGGTGCCCATCAGGCTGAGCAGCTTGAGGAAGCTGTCGCGGGCGTCGCCGCCGGACTCGTACTCCCGGGCCTGCTCCAGGAAGGCGTCCGGGTTCATCTCCACGAGCTTGGAGCCGCCCGCGAGCTTCATCAGGGCGCGCTTGGCGGCGTCGGGGTCCTGGCAGGCCAGCAGGCCGGCGCGGTCGCAGGACAGTTCGGACTTGCGGTACCACTCCTCCAGGGCGGCGACGATGGCGCGCAGCCCGATGTAGCCGAGGGGGATCCACGCCACGCGGGCCGCCAGCTGGATCAGCGCCAGCAGCATGGTGCGGTAGACGGCGTGCCCGCTCAGGATGTGCCCGACCTCGTGGCCGATGACGAAGCGCTGCTCCTCGGCCTCCAACAGGTCGAACAGCCCCGTGGTCATGACGATGAACGGCTTCTGGCTGCCGATCGCCATGGCGTTGGGCTTGGGGTTCATCTGGACGTAGAGCTCGGGCACCTCGTCCAGGTCCAGGACGTAGGCGGCGTCGCGGACGTAGTCGTACAGGTGCGGGAACTGGGTGGGTCCCACGCGCACCGCGCCGGACAGGAACATGAGTCGTAGGGCGCGCTCGTTGAACAGGCCCGACATGCGCTTGAACACCTCGTCGAACCCGCGCAGCGATCGCAGCGCGACCAGTGCGCCGCGGTCGGCGGGGTGCTCGTAGGCACGGGGCGAGATCTCGGGGAGCCGGACGCGTACGCGGTCTGGAGTGTTGGCCATATCGGCATGCTATGCGCCGTGATGCCGCTTGGCCACGGTTTCGGGCCATCGAGATATGACGCGATTCGCGGGTCTCTCGCGATCGCTCCGGGAAGCTCTCGGAAGTACCGCGCGTTCCGGGTCGTTGACGTACACAAGGGGCATGAGCGGACGCGAGGCCCGCGTCGGCTAACCTCGGTTGGCCGATCCCGGCAACGTCCACCGTGAAACGACTCAGGAGCGCACAGTGGCGCACGCATCAGACGGCGCGACCGCGGGTGAGCCGACCCGGCACAGGGCAGGGGCCCCGGCCAGGGTCGGCATCATGGGCGGTACTTTCGACCCCATCCACCACGGACACCTCGTCGCGGCCAGTGAGGTCGCCCACCTGTTCGGACTCGACGAGGTCGTCTTCGTCCCGACCGGCCGGCCCTGGCAGAAGGACCTCGACAAGGTCACCCCCTCCGAGGACCGCTACCTGATGACCGTCATCGCCACCGCGGAGAACCCCCAGTTCCGCGTGGACCGGGTCGAGATCGACCGCGACGGCCCCACCTACACCATCGACACCCTGCGCCAGATGCGCCACACCTACGGCCCCGATGTGGAACTGTTCTTCATCACCGGGGCCGACGCCCTCGGCGCCATTCTGAGCTGGCACAACGTGGACGAACTTTTCGAGCTCGCGCATTTCGTAGGCTGTAACCGTCCCGGACACCACCTCAGCGACACCGGACTGCCCGAGGGCAAGGTCTCGCTGGTGGAGGTACCGGCCCTGGCCATCTCCTCGACGGAGTGCCGGGAGCGGGTCCGCAAGGGCGAACCCATCTGGTACCTCGTCCCCGACGGCATCGTCCGCTACATCCACAAGACCGGGCTCTACCGCGAGAGCTGAAAGGCAGCAAGCACAACGTGACAGTCACCGACAGGGCACTCGAACTGGTCAAGGTCGCGGCCCAGGCCGCATCCGACAAGCTCGCCCAGGAGATCATCGCCTACGACGTCAGCGAGCAGCTCGTCATCACCGAGGCCTTCGTGCTCTGCTCGGCGCCGAACGACCGACAGGTCCGTTCGATCGTCGACGGGATCGAGGACCAGCTCCGCCTCCAGGGCGGGGCCAAGCCGGTGCGCCGCGAGGGCGAGCGCGACGGCCGGTGGGTGCTGCTCGACTACGCCGACATCGTCGTGCACATCCAGCACGAGGAGGAGCGCGGCTTCTACGGCCTGGAGCGGCTGTGGAAGGACTGCCCCGAGATCGACCTCCCCGAAGGGGCGCGAGGCACCGACCGCACCCCGCTGGACGAGCAGTAACCCGAGCGGAGAGACACCACGTGAGCGACACGCCCCGAGTACTGTTCTGGCGGCACGGACGCACGGCATGGAACGTCGAGAACCGCTTCCAGGGGCAGACCGACATCGAACTCGACCCGGTCGGCCACGCCCAGGC from Nocardiopsis aegyptia harbors:
- a CDS encoding M48 family metallopeptidase, whose product is MANTPDRVRVRLPEISPRAYEHPADRGALVALRSLRGFDEVFKRMSGLFNERALRLMFLSGAVRVGPTQFPHLYDYVRDAAYVLDLDEVPELYVQMNPKPNAMAIGSQKPFIVMTTGLFDLLEAEEQRFVIGHEVGHILSGHAVYRTMLLALIQLAARVAWIPLGYIGLRAIVAALEEWYRKSELSCDRAGLLACQDPDAAKRALMKLAGGSKLVEMNPDAFLEQAREYESGGDARDSFLKLLSLMGTTHPFAVVRLAQLHRWIDDGSYRRIIDGDYPRRASDRDAKVGEEARNAANSYKESWERSEDPLLGTLRDVAGSAASAGGKIFDSVADRWRGGPRRDEGANGSS
- the nadD gene encoding nicotinate-nucleotide adenylyltransferase; this encodes MAHASDGATAGEPTRHRAGAPARVGIMGGTFDPIHHGHLVAASEVAHLFGLDEVVFVPTGRPWQKDLDKVTPSEDRYLMTVIATAENPQFRVDRVEIDRDGPTYTIDTLRQMRHTYGPDVELFFITGADALGAILSWHNVDELFELAHFVGCNRPGHHLSDTGLPEGKVSLVEVPALAISSTECRERVRKGEPIWYLVPDGIVRYIHKTGLYRES
- the rsfS gene encoding ribosome silencing factor, which produces MTVTDRALELVKVAAQAASDKLAQEIIAYDVSEQLVITEAFVLCSAPNDRQVRSIVDGIEDQLRLQGGAKPVRREGERDGRWVLLDYADIVVHIQHEEERGFYGLERLWKDCPEIDLPEGARGTDRTPLDEQ